The genomic region TGTATACCCTGAAGAACCTGAAGTAACAGGTAATCTGAGATCCTATGAGGGTCTGGGGCAGCTGGTAAGTGAGGTCACTTATGGTGCTGTGGAACAACAACAACAGGATGATCGGGTACAGCTGCTGCAACAGCGGGTCGATGAACTGGAGTTGACTCTTCAGCATCTGGCCGATACACATATGGCGCTTCAGGAACAGATGGAAAAACAGCGTCTATGGATGAACGAGAAACTGGAAGAGGAGCGGGATCGTGAACTCGTGACCAATCTGCGCAGCTTTCAGGGAAGAAAACGTAAACCCAAGGGAGCATCCCTGCGTATGTTGTTCGGGCTGCTGCCCAAGAAGCATAAGGAAGCTTGAGCAACAGGCTTTTGCCCATCGTGATTTTACAGTATCGGCCTGATATAATAAGCTCCATACAACATGAAGACTGGTAACGGATTGCTCGGTATAGAATTAGACCGGGGAGATCTGGAAGCTGGCATGGGAGGATCTGTGGAGCTGCGACGAAGTTGGCAAAGATTGCTCGGACTATGGACTGACCGTCCTAGGCGTCAGGGGACGACCATTGCTGAGCGTTATACGATACAGGAATTGCTGGGCATGGGGAGCTATGGGCTGACATATCTGTGTACAGATGACCAGACTGGTCATGAAGTGGCGTTGAAGGAGTCCAAGCCCAGCAAGGGCAGACTCGCTGCGCACCTGTTGGAGCGGGAGGCGGACGTGATGGAACGTCTGCACCATGAGGCGATCCCTGACCTATTGGATGTGTTCACATCAGGGAGAAAAAGCTATATCGTTACCGAGTATATTCGTGGACAAACGCTTGAAGATTGCATATTTGAGCAAGGACTTCAATATTCGGAGCGGGAATGTCTGGAACTGGCAGGTCAACTGCTTGCTCCGGTGGCTCATGTGCATGAACAGGGGTATATTCATGGAGATGTACGGATTCCCAATGTTATTTTACGTGAAGGGATGTTGCATTTGATTGACTTTGGCCTGGCGAGACGCTTGGGGGAGCCGTTGTTGCCGGAGCTGAAGCGACGTATGCGTGAAGTCCCTGAGCCAGAAGATGAACAGGCTACACCGGATCATGATCTGCAGGATATCGGTCACTTTCTTCTATTTATGCTGTATTCCGCCTATGAGCCAGAGAAGGGCCGAGAACCTGCCAGCTGGCAGGAGGAACTGAAGCTTACGCCTGAATTGCATCAGATGCTGGAGAGACTTCTTGGACTCCGTCCAGGTTATGAGGGTGGGGCGCCAGAGTTACAGGCAGAGATTGAGAATGTGTTGCTGAAATTACAATGAAATAAGCTCTGTAGGCGGACCTATATTTGTTATCCGTGACCTCTTCGTATGATAGCTGTAGGGGTCTTTTTCCTTTTCGCTTTTATAGAAACAATAAGAGGTGTTCTGCAGACCGTGTGTACGGCTGTCGAACACCCCTTTGTTACATATTCAATAATTGTAGCGTCCAATAGACCGAGGCGATCATTGCTCTTTAAAGGCACTAGTGAAAGCAGCTTAGCTGGAGCTGTATTTTCTGCTTTTGTAATACCCGGAGCCACTGCGGCTATCCCGATATTTCACATCCGAAGAAGAATAGCGCTTGTAGGAACGCTTGCCTGAGGAACTGCTGTGACGTTTATATGAGCGCCTGTCCGAGGAGCTATAACGTTTACGGTGAGATGAAGATTTCGAATCGATCAGTTTGCCAATAATCTTTTTGAACATGAGCTTTCACCCTTTCGAATTCAACTGTTTTTAACCATATACGTGGTCCGATATGAAGGGGTTTCGAGTTTTTCATGGAAAATTGTATTCATTGGACAGGAGCTTGGCGTATAATAGGATGTTGCTGATTCCACGGAATTTTTTATTTTGAGCGTTTAGCGTTACAATAGAGGACAGGATAAGATTTTAACGGACAAGGAGTAGTTGTTATGATTACGTTGAAGACCAAAGAACAGATTGAATATATGAAAAAAGCCGGAGAAATTCTCGCCGCGTGCCATAGAGAAATTGCAAAAATGATTCGACCGGGCATCACGACACAGGAGATCGATCAGTTTGCAGAGGCTTTTATGAAGAAAAATGGCGCTACGCCGGAACAAAAGGGATACAACGGCTACCAATATGCGACATGTGCGTCGGTTAATGATGTGATCTGTCACGGGTTCCCGGGGAAATATGCACTGAAAGACGGCGATATCGTTACAATCGACATGGTTGTTAATCTGAATGGCTGGCTGGCTGATTCGGCGTGGTCTTATGCCGTAGGTGAAGTGACTCCGGAAGCACAACATCTGCTGGACGTAACCAAAACCTCTCTGTACAAAGGCATTGAACTTGCTGTGGTTGGCAACCGGATCGGAGATATCTCCCATGCCATTCAAGTGTATGCAGAAGGTGAAGGTCTGTCGGTTGTACGTGAGTTTATTGGACACGGCATCGGTGAGAAGATGCATGAGGAACCACAAGTCCCTCACTATGGTCCACCACATCGGGGTCCACGTCTCAAGGAAGGCATGGTTATTACGATTGAACCGATGCTGAACATTGGTACGTACCGCAGCAAGCTGGATTCGGATGGATGGACTGCGCGTACGATGGATGGAAGTCTATCTGCCCAGTATGAACATACGATTGCGATTACAGCAGATGGTCCTGTGATTTTGACAGCACAATAATAGCTAAAAGCAGCTACAATGTGACGATATTTGCATATTTCAAGGCGGCCCACGTTTGTGATCCGCCTGTTTCGGTTTAAACTAATAAGAAGTGATAACACAGAGCCAGTGGTGAGTGATCTCAGCTGACAAGGGTTAACCTTGCGTCCACTTGGCAACAAGGAGGTAATTTTGGTGTCTGTAAATAAACAGATCGTACTTGCGTCTCGTCCCGAAGGTGCCCCATCCAGAGAGAATTTCAAATTTATTGATGCACCCCTTCCCGAACCGGAGGCTGGGCAAGTCCTGGTACGTACATTATATTTGTCGGTCGATCCGTACATGCGGGGCCGCATGAAAGATACAAAATCCTATGCTGCACCGTATGCATTGAATGAAGTGATCAAGGGTGGAGCCATTGGACAGGTTGTGGAATCTTCGGAACCGAATCTGCGCAAAGGAGATCTCGTGTCCGGCATGTGGGGCTGGCAGCAATATGCCGCAGTGAATACGGGTGACCTTTCGCTGATTGATACGGAAGAGGCACCGATCACGGCTTACTTGGGTGCGCTGGGCCTGACGGGGCTGACGGCTTATTTTGGTATGGAAGACATCGGCAAACCCAAGGACGGCGAAACGGTAGTGGTATCGGGAGCAGCCGGAGCGGTAGGCATGATTGCAGGTCAAATTGGTAAAATCGTAGGAGCACGCGTGGTCGGCATTGCAGGCTCTGACGAGAAATGCGATTATCTAAAAGAAAAACTGGGTTTCGACGTGGTGTTGAACTACAAGAAGGAGCAGGATATGTCAGCAGCCATTGAACGGGCTTGCCCGGATGGCGTAGACGTCTACTTCGACAACGTGGGCGGTGACATCTCGGATGCAGTGTTACGCCATATCAATCGGAATGCACGTATTCCGTTATGTGGTCAGATCTCGTCTTATAATCTGGAGAAGCCGGATATCGGGATGCGCCCACAGACGCTGCTGTTAACGAATACAGCATTAATGAAAGGTTTTCTGTTGGGTGACTACACCAAATCCTTCAAAGAAGGCCGCGCGAAGTTGGCGAAATGGATCAAGGAAGGTCATATTCAGTATGAAGAGAACATTGTGGACGGATTCGAACAGACGCCGGAAGCATTCATGGGTCTTTTCTCGGGAGATAATCTGGGCAAGCAGCTGGTTAAAGTTGCAGATCCTGAATAGATATCGAATGGTTTTACATTTATAAATAGGTTGAGAACACCAAAAGACACGTTCTGCACACTAATGGTGCAACAGAACGTGTCTTTTGTCTGTGAAACTGTGCGTGGTCTACGGTGACTAGTGTTCGGCAACCAGCACTTCTTTGTAGTGTTTGTACATATATACACGCCAGCGTACAATCATGCCAAAAGCCAGCAGGAAGAACAATCCGCCCGTTTGCGGAATGCTTACATACCGCTGAATGACTTCATGCAGGATCAGGCGTACGGCCAGCAATCCGAGCAGAATGAAAGCAAAGCTGCGGGAACGCGTGGCGAAAATCTCTTCGCCTACTCGTTCAAACCGTGTACTTCGAATGAGGGGATACGAGAAGAGAAACCAGCCCACCAGCAACGCAATGAATGCCCAGAGTAGAGGAACATGCGTCTCCGGTACAACAAACATGAGAAATCCTGTGCTCATGCCGAGCGGAGGAATAAGGATTTTGCGAATGGTCACAGGTCTGTGACTGGCTTTCATGCGGATGAAAATAGCAAGCAAGGCCATGACAAGCATGCCCACGGTTGCTCCGATTTGCAGGTAGTACGGACTGATTTGAGCCACGTAGAACTCCCTCTTTCTGGAATAATATGTTATCCGGAGATCCGGAACCCAGTACGAATTGCCGGAATTTTCAGTTCCTATTATATCACAAACGTAGAAAGCCGATAGAAAGCTTAGTGTATCATATACCCGATATGTATTCACAGGGTGTATTTGAAAATTTTGTATTATTGTGCCCGTTGTAAGGCCGTTTATTCGATTAAGGGGAAATCATGCAATGATTGGACAAAAATGGATGTACATTAAGCTTATCGGTTCACATCGCACAGGTTGGCTTGCCAGTAATACAGATTGGTTAGTACATGTGGTCAGCCTGATCTGTGCAAGTGTGATGCTTCTTTTGCTGGTTATCTACGGTTATATCTTATGGACGAAATATAACAGCAGACGCAGGGAAAAGGTTAAGATAGTACTGGTGCAGGAATTACTTGCGGAGGGATCGGTTTTACAGCGGTACCTTGACCACGGAGAAATTGGCGTAGAATTATTAAATATGAGCAGAGATCAACAAAGTGTGTTGCAGCAGTTGTTATTGCAACGACTCGCTCAAGGTGCGGAAGAGCACGAGATCTTGCGGATTCGCCTGTTATCCTGGCAAGTCTTTGGCGGTTCATACCGGTCGGTACTGAAGAATGGAAAATGGAATCAACGAGTGAACACGTTGTTATATATTGAACAATTTCATATGGTGGAGCTTCTGCCCAGGTTAGAGGATATGCTGCGGGTTAGCTCATGTACGTTACTTGAACGCTTCATCATTTTGCGCATATATGCCAGAACCGGTTATTTCAGAATTGTGAAGGAACTAATGCGTGAGAAATATGTATTATCCGATTCGCAGTATCTTCAGATTCTGCTGTTGCTTACCGAGTCATCCTGGACTCGTCTTAAGGAGCATTTCAAGGATGTACCTTATCAGGTCCAGTCTAATATCATCCATGCCATTCGTATTCGGGATGATCAGACGGATGGCACTGTTGCTCTACTGGAGAAGCTCATTCTCGGAGACGATGCGCAGCTACGTATTTGCTCTTATCAGGCACTGGCTCACGTGGGCAGAGGTCGTGAAGATTTGTTGAAGGGGCTACTGTTGATATGGAACGAACATGGTGAGGAAAGGCAGCGCTCTGAACGACTAACAGTGACCCAGCTTATGGGTACTGTTCACGCGGATGCTTTTATCCCTCGTCTGAAGGTGATGATGGGTGATCCTTCTTTTCAGATCAGGCAGGAAGCGGCGAACTCTCTTGCCCGGTATGAACAGGGACTTGAAGAACTTCGGGATACGGCTGTGAATCATCCGGATAAATATGCAAGGCAGATAGCGGAAGAAACGCTGGAAAGGATGCAGTATGGACGAGAGATGGATTGAGATGCTGCGGAGTTTTATTTTGGCGTGTTATGAGGGAATGTTTATGTATCTAGTGCTAGCCATTGTGATGTGCAGTGTACTGGTTGTCGCCGCTGCTCGGACATTGATCCGTGGGAGGGATCTGGACCCGCTGCAATATCATGAGATGTTAGATGAGGAACTGGCTCCGGCGGTCTCCCTGCTTGTTCCGGTGCGGAATAGCGAGGATACGATTGTACAGCGAATTAGCTGTCTACTGGATATTCAATATGCACGCTATGAAGTGATTATCATTAATGATGGGTCAGAGGATGGGACTATGCGGCGTCTAAAGGAAACCTATGATCTGATGCCCATTCAGAGTAAAGTTCATTATTCGAGACTCGGCCAGGAGACGGCTCAGATTAATGGGGTCTACCAATCCAGGCTGCATCATCGTCTCATTGTGATCGACAAGGCGTATGGAGGACGAATGGACTCCCTAAATGTAGGCCTGAAAATTTCGCAGTATCCCTACATCGCCTCCGTTGGACCTCACACAGTTCTGGAACGGGATGCATTGGTGAAGATCATGAAACCCGTTATGGATGCTCTCCCGGGAGAAGAGGTCGTTGCTTGCAGTGGACGAGTAGATCTCATGGCACCGGGAAATACGAATCATGCGGATTCAACCGACAACGGCGCAAGACGGACGGGCAGTACGTTGTTTGTAATGCAGACCATTGAATACGTGCGTGCTTTTCTGATTAGCGGCGTGGGACTCGTTCGGTACAATATTAATGTGCTTTTATTTACGGCTGAAGTATTCGGTGTATTCAAAAAGAACCGGGTGTTGGAAGTGGGGGGTTACAAGCGCGATGACCAGGTCGCTCACATGGAACTGGTGATGCGGTTACAGAAACATATGAAGCAGATCCGGGAGCGTGGCCGTATTATATATATTCCCGATCCAATCTGCAGGGTAGAAGTACCCGGTACATGGCGTCAGCTGTGCAGACAGCGTATCGGTTGGCACATGCAGCTTGCAAGCAGTCTGTGGACTCAGCGGAGCATGATCTTCAATCCGGCCTATGGCTGGATGGGGATGGTATCCATCCCGTATTTTATTTTGATCGAATTGTTGGGGCCTGTGTTGGAACTGGGAGCGATCCTGCTGTTCATTGCAGGCATAGGGCTGCAGTTGGTGGATATTAACCTATGTATCATTCTCGCTCTGTTGCTGACACTCTATGGTTCCTTGTTGTCCGCAAGTGTGGTGATGTTCGAAATATGGTGTTCACGCAAGGCATATACATCCCGAGAGGTGACACGTCTGCTGGTGTATGCATGTACGGAGACGTTCTGGTTCAGACCGCTGAATAACATATCCCGTATAAATGGAATGTTGCAGGCTATGGGATTAAGGAAGGCAGAGGAAAAGGACAGCAGACATGGATTAGGGTAATCTACTGACCAATCCTGACAATACCTTGGAACAGAGCAAGGAGGAATACGCTTCATGAAAAAAAGTTACAGGCCAGCCACGATGTGGACGCTGGCTTGTTTTACAGTGGTATCGGTGGTGCTGGTTGTCCCCTGGATTATGTGGCAATCTCAGGCCCCGGTTCCGCTTAACATCATGATTATAGACAAGAGCAGACCTGATCAGTCTTACCAGGGGCACAAGGGATTGGTCTGGCTTCTGAATCAGCAGAAGATCGTACAGCAAACAGGGGAACACTATTCCTATGAAGAGGATTATTACGGCTATGATCTTCAGGACGGGCTTCCTCGGATGAAACGATTGTTGCCTGATGAGGTGACGGATACGGATCTGATCTATCTGACGGCGAATCGGAGTAGTCTGTCTGCACACAAGAATGAACGGAAGCAAGACGGAATCTATGAAGGCTTAACAATATATGATGTACAGAAGATTCGCGAGGCTGCTTATAAAGGCGTAACGATTGTCGCCGAATACAGCGCATTGGCGAATACAGCTTCCAAGATGACAAAGGACCAGCTATATCCCATCTTGGGCGTGAACAGCAGTGGATGGCAGGGGAAATCGGTATCTAATCTGCAAAGTATAGAAGAAGTACCCCGTTGGATTCGGACGAACTATGAGCAGCAGGAGAAGAAGAAATGGCCTTATCACGGAGCTGGCATGCTACTGGTTCATGTGGACGGACAGGTCATGGTACTTGAAAAAGGTCCGGATGTGAAGGCGGGCAATATACAGATTGCATTTACACCGGAAGGCAGTGATTGGAGCGGCATAACTCAGGATATACATTATAGCGGGTGGTTCGATATCATTGTGCCGCAAGAGAAGAACTCCATACTGGCCTGGTATAAGACGGATCTGACGGAGAAAGGCGAGCAGAAGCTGGTGGCTGCAGGAATTCCTGCGGCATTTGCTGCACTTGTCCGATATGACGACTATAATCGATCGTACTACATGGCAGGCTCCTTTGGAGAGATGAAGCACTATTCTTTCTGGCGCCGAATCCAAGGATGGGAGGTCGTCAGGTCCAAGTTTACGCCCGATCAGAAAGAGATTCCTGACATGTTCTACTGGAAGGTGTACGTGCCCGTGATGAAGCATATTTTAGAGGAAGTGCAGGATGGTCGGCAGCAATGGCCGTAGGGTGGCTGTAAATTAAAAAACGTTCGGATGGAGAGTAGACAGCGAAAGGCGGCTCTACTGGAATGAGGAACGGGAGATGTACATATTAGAAGTGTGTAGATGGGATGTACCAGTACACGACAACATAAAAAGGACTGCAGCGGATCTGCAGTCCTTTTTCGTAATGCTATGCGGTCTTTACTAATTTTCATGAAGATGCCGGAGTCCGTGCAGGAATGCGGATACGGTTAGACGCAGACTTTCGTCTGGATCAAAGTTCATGCCGAAGCCCCCCTGTGCCTCAATGGAGGCAAATCCATGGCAGAGGCTTCGCAAACCACGAACGGCGTGCAATGCTTCCGCTTCGGTGAGCGGGTAGGGCTGCAAGCTGTGCAGCAGCAACTCCAGCGTGGCTGTGCTGGCCGCGGCGAGCTGTGGCTCCTCGCGGTCCGGGGCATGAAATGAGGCTTCGTAGAGCCCGGGGTGCTCGCGAACGAAGCCAATATATGCCGCGGCGATGGCCTGAATGGCCTCATCGCCAGTGCGGTCAGCGATAGCCGCGGTTAATGCGCGGCTAAGCTGTTGTACGGACATCAGCGCCATTTCCTGGCGAAGCCCGGGCAGTCCGCTGATGTGGTTGTAGAGCGACGGCGAGCGCACATCCAGCCGCTGGGCCAACGCGGCAAGTGTCAGCGCCTGAAAGCCGTCGCTGTCAGCAAGCTGGATCGCGGCGCTGAGCAGAGCGCCGCGATCCAGCCCTTGCCGGGGGCTCACAGCTGCCCCCCGGCAAGACCAAGCCGCTGCTGTGCATCAGCGGCTGCCGCGCGCATGGCGGCCGCGGGCTGGCGCAGCATCCGTCCGTGGCCTACAGCCAGCACGGACGGTTCCAGCTCCGCCAGGCGCTTCGCGCTGGCCAGAGCCGCTTCGCGGTTCCACGTCGCCAGCGCGGGAAACGGGAAGAGCGGGCGCACGCGGCCGGATACAGCGAGGCCGCCTTGCAGCTGATACGCGTCGCCAGCGATGAGCACGCGGCTGCGCGTATCCATGAAGGCCATATGCCCCGGCGTATGGCCTGGTGAGGCAATGGCGACCAGTGATCCAATCTGGTCACCGTCATCCAGCAAGTGGTCCGGCTGGGTGCGGACCACTTTGGGTTTGGGTACGCCGCCGCGTACCGGGGTCTGTGGCTCACCTGGAAGAAGTGAGGTATCTCCCGCCAATAGCCGGGCATCCCGTCTGGAGATGAAGAACTCCGCTTGGGGGAGTGCCTCTTTGAGAAGATCCAGTGCACCAATATGATCGCTATGCGCGTGAGTCAGAATGATTTTGGTAATGGGTTTGCCAAGGGACTGGGCAGTTGCCAGAATCCCTTTAAGACTGAACGGCATTCCGGCATCAATCAGGGTTAATCCATCTTCCTCTTCAACAAGATACACGTTCACAGGGAAGAGCTTCGGAAGGAATGTAACTTGAACGACATCAAACTCTCGGGTAATGCGCATCGATAAATCCTCCTTAAAACTAATGATATTAGTATAATAACTAATGGTCTTAGTTTTAGCAATACCTATGGTTCATTTTGTTCGAATAAAAAAATTTTTAAATAATGATGCACTTTACAAAAAAAGCGTTTTCAAAATGTAGATTACCGATTATAATAATCACGTAAGCCCTTTCATATGTCTATCTTATTGGAGCCCTTCGCTTAGCGAAAGGCTCACTTTTTTGTTCATTTTGAATTGAAATGCAGATGGGATGTGGCTCCTGGCTTGATTGTATAAGGTGCTGTAAGTATTGGTATAACAGGAAAAATCACGTTTGGTCTCCAGCTTGGGCGAGAGTTGACAAACATAACTGTTATTCATATAATGACAGTTATACTTACCTTGGGTTGAAGTTCATCGGTGTTGTATGCCGGGAAGGGAGTAAGTTATGAACAGCGAATTTACCATAGCGGTGCATTGTCTTGTTTTTTTGTCGATGAGAGATGAGTGTATGGCCAATAGTGAAGATTTGTCCCAAAGTGTGGGTACGCACCCGGCCAGAGTCCGTAAGGTACTTAGTGTTCTACGCAAGCATGGTTACCTGACGACCAAGGAAGGTGCTCATGGTGGGTACT from Paenibacillus sp. FSL R5-0341 harbors:
- a CDS encoding protein kinase: MKTGNGLLGIELDRGDLEAGMGGSVELRRSWQRLLGLWTDRPRRQGTTIAERYTIQELLGMGSYGLTYLCTDDQTGHEVALKESKPSKGRLAAHLLEREADVMERLHHEAIPDLLDVFTSGRKSYIVTEYIRGQTLEDCIFEQGLQYSERECLELAGQLLAPVAHVHEQGYIHGDVRIPNVILREGMLHLIDFGLARRLGEPLLPELKRRMREVPEPEDEQATPDHDLQDIGHFLLFMLYSAYEPEKGREPASWQEELKLTPELHQMLERLLGLRPGYEGGAPELQAEIENVLLKLQ
- a CDS encoding glycosyltransferase family 2 protein; the encoded protein is MDERWIEMLRSFILACYEGMFMYLVLAIVMCSVLVVAAARTLIRGRDLDPLQYHEMLDEELAPAVSLLVPVRNSEDTIVQRISCLLDIQYARYEVIIINDGSEDGTMRRLKETYDLMPIQSKVHYSRLGQETAQINGVYQSRLHHRLIVIDKAYGGRMDSLNVGLKISQYPYIASVGPHTVLERDALVKIMKPVMDALPGEEVVACSGRVDLMAPGNTNHADSTDNGARRTGSTLFVMQTIEYVRAFLISGVGLVRYNINVLLFTAEVFGVFKKNRVLEVGGYKRDDQVAHMELVMRLQKHMKQIRERGRIIYIPDPICRVEVPGTWRQLCRQRIGWHMQLASSLWTQRSMIFNPAYGWMGMVSIPYFILIELLGPVLELGAILLFIAGIGLQLVDINLCIILALLLTLYGSLLSASVVMFEIWCSRKAYTSREVTRLLVYACTETFWFRPLNNISRINGMLQAMGLRKAEEKDSRHGLG
- a CDS encoding HEAT repeat domain-containing protein, which produces MIGQKWMYIKLIGSHRTGWLASNTDWLVHVVSLICASVMLLLLVIYGYILWTKYNSRRREKVKIVLVQELLAEGSVLQRYLDHGEIGVELLNMSRDQQSVLQQLLLQRLAQGAEEHEILRIRLLSWQVFGGSYRSVLKNGKWNQRVNTLLYIEQFHMVELLPRLEDMLRVSSCTLLERFIILRIYARTGYFRIVKELMREKYVLSDSQYLQILLLLTESSWTRLKEHFKDVPYQVQSNIIHAIRIRDDQTDGTVALLEKLILGDDAQLRICSYQALAHVGRGREDLLKGLLLIWNEHGEERQRSERLTVTQLMGTVHADAFIPRLKVMMGDPSFQIRQEAANSLARYEQGLEELRDTAVNHPDKYARQIAEETLERMQYGREMD
- a CDS encoding NADP-dependent oxidoreductase yields the protein MSVNKQIVLASRPEGAPSRENFKFIDAPLPEPEAGQVLVRTLYLSVDPYMRGRMKDTKSYAAPYALNEVIKGGAIGQVVESSEPNLRKGDLVSGMWGWQQYAAVNTGDLSLIDTEEAPITAYLGALGLTGLTAYFGMEDIGKPKDGETVVVSGAAGAVGMIAGQIGKIVGARVVGIAGSDEKCDYLKEKLGFDVVLNYKKEQDMSAAIERACPDGVDVYFDNVGGDISDAVLRHINRNARIPLCGQISSYNLEKPDIGMRPQTLLLTNTALMKGFLLGDYTKSFKEGRAKLAKWIKEGHIQYEENIVDGFEQTPEAFMGLFSGDNLGKQLVKVADPE
- a CDS encoding TetR-like C-terminal domain-containing protein, translated to MSPRQGLDRGALLSAAIQLADSDGFQALTLAALAQRLDVRSPSLYNHISGLPGLRQEMALMSVQQLSRALTAAIADRTGDEAIQAIAAAYIGFVREHPGLYEASFHAPDREEPQLAAASTATLELLLHSLQPYPLTEAEALHAVRGLRSLCHGFASIEAQGGFGMNFDPDESLRLTVSAFLHGLRHLHEN
- the map gene encoding type I methionyl aminopeptidase; translation: MITLKTKEQIEYMKKAGEILAACHREIAKMIRPGITTQEIDQFAEAFMKKNGATPEQKGYNGYQYATCASVNDVICHGFPGKYALKDGDIVTIDMVVNLNGWLADSAWSYAVGEVTPEAQHLLDVTKTSLYKGIELAVVGNRIGDISHAIQVYAEGEGLSVVREFIGHGIGEKMHEEPQVPHYGPPHRGPRLKEGMVITIEPMLNIGTYRSKLDSDGWTARTMDGSLSAQYEHTIAITADGPVILTAQ
- a CDS encoding MBL fold metallo-hydrolase, producing the protein MRITREFDVVQVTFLPKLFPVNVYLVEEEDGLTLIDAGMPFSLKGILATAQSLGKPITKIILTHAHSDHIGALDLLKEALPQAEFFISRRDARLLAGDTSLLPGEPQTPVRGGVPKPKVVRTQPDHLLDDGDQIGSLVAIASPGHTPGHMAFMDTRSRVLIAGDAYQLQGGLAVSGRVRPLFPFPALATWNREAALASAKRLAELEPSVLAVGHGRMLRQPAAAMRAAAADAQQRLGLAGGQL
- a CDS encoding cytochrome c biogenesis protein CcdC: MAQISPYYLQIGATVGMLVMALLAIFIRMKASHRPVTIRKILIPPLGMSTGFLMFVVPETHVPLLWAFIALLVGWFLFSYPLIRSTRFERVGEEIFATRSRSFAFILLGLLAVRLILHEVIQRYVSIPQTGGLFFLLAFGMIVRWRVYMYKHYKEVLVAEH